The Daucus carota subsp. sativus chromosome 7, DH1 v3.0, whole genome shotgun sequence genome window below encodes:
- the LOC108195766 gene encoding probable LRR receptor-like serine/threonine-protein kinase At3g47570: MLVHYRYPYSITSQFSLFCCTTMIFRFIVLFTVVLATSDIFVFAFPSNDTDHQALLYFKSSIRNDPLHVMASWNSSIHFCNWTGVTCSHRRQRVTVLDLSSLQLGGTLSPYIGNLSFLSQIYLYQNKFHSSIPSEIGQLFRLKYLDLGSNSFQGGFPFNLSHCVKIREMSMYDNGLKGKLPTDFASWSNLYSFDVGKNHFTGSIPPSIGNISTLRVLYLGDNHLTARIPLEVSHLAKLETLVLGSNNLSGMVPLPLYNISSLDTVGLYYNQLEGTLPADLGSTLPMLENFYAGGNRISGPLPPSLANASNLTEFDMVQNSITGPVPTNLGSLHNLESLSLGNNPLGDNMRPNDLSFFGSLFNCTHLKQLVLHDTGLRGQFPSSIVNLSITIEQLFLDKNHIYGSMPSEIGKLENLIVLQLHHNLLTGTIPESIGDLSKLGKLGLSDNNISGAIPTSIGNLTKLVFLSLENNKLQESIPTQVFNISTLKILSLNNNRLRGRLPEEIVFASECIFIYLHQNLITGPIPSNIGSLKHLAVLDLSYNKLTGDIPATLEGCVMLEELYLEGNLFQGRIPSSFKALKSLAFLDLSNNNISGTIPRFFEGFNLIIFLNLSHNKLGGQVPKEGLFSNMSVFSVVGNLELCGGIGALHLPACSVRNKKKTLALRIILLMVFVPLAILSACLALICYWCRNSKKLNDPFPMLEPYQYTKLSYQDLLLATNQFSPNNLLGEGRYGSVFKGVVQSMEVIVAVKVLKVEVHGANKRFLAECESLRNIRHRNLIKIITTCSSTDFKGNDFKALVLEFMTNGSVDDWLHPNPYDQGNERNLTLLQRIYISIDVALGMDYLHHHSHASIIHCDIKPSNILLDQDFVAHIGDFGLARFSYATTGDINQAQLSSTGVRGTVGYVPPEYGMGGEMSIEGDVYSYGILLLEIFTGKRPTESSILVDEGGNLRDYVRKALPYRVMDIVDPRILLDQDEHDLTTNHSYSRNTLEACLTSIFEVGLLCSEETPQKRIDTSVAIKQLHVARDKLLQCTH; this comes from the exons ATGCTTGTGCACTACCGGTACCCTTACTCCATCACCTCACAATTTTCTCTCTTTTGTTGTACAACCATGATTTTCCGATTCATTGTTCTCTTTACTGTGGTTTTAGCAACATcagatatatttgtatttgcatTTCCAAGCAACGACACTGATCATCAAGCGTTGCTTTATTTCAAGTCCTCGATAAGAAATGACCCGTTGCATGTGATGGCCTCATGGAACAGTTCCATTCACTTCTGTAACTGGACTGGCGTGACCTGCAGCCATAGACGACAGAGGGTAACAGTACTAGACCTCTCCTCGCTGCAGTTGGGGGGGACATTGTCTCCCTATATTGGAAATCTCTCCTTTCTTAGCCAAATTTACCTTTATCAAAACAAGTTTCACAGTTCCATTCCAAGTGAAATTGGTCAACTGTTTCGCCTAAAATATCTTGATTTAGGATCAAATTCATTTCAAGGTGGATTTCCCTTCAATTTAAGCCATTGTGTAAAGATCAGAGAGATGAGTATGTATGACAACGGTCTAAAAGGGAAACTACCTACCGACTTTGCTTCTTGGTCTAATCTTTATTCATTTGATGTTGGAAAAAATCATTTTACTGGATCAATTCCACCTTCGATAGGGAACATATCCACTCTTCGTGTCCTCTATCTAGGCGATAACCATCTAACCGCCAGAATACCTTTGGAAGTTTCTCATCTTGCAAAATTAGAGACTCTTGTCTTAGGATCGAACAATCTGTCAGGTATGGTTCCCCTACCACTTTACAACATTTCTTCTCTGGATACTGTTGGTCTATATTATAATCAGCTAGAAGGAACGCTTCCAGCAGATTTAGGCTCCACCCTTCCTATGCTGGAAAATTTCTATGCGGGAGGGAACAGAATTTCAGGTCCTCTTCCACCATCATTAGCTAATGCCTCCAACCTTACAGAATTTGACATGGTACAAAACAGTATAACTGGACCTGTACCAACTAATTTGGGTAGTCTTCATAATCTTGAATCGCTAAGTCTAGGTAATAATCCCCTTGGAGACAATATGCGCCCTAATGACTTGAGCTTCTTCGGTTCTTTGTTCAATTGTACCCATCTGAAGCAGTTGGTATTACACGATACTGGTTTAAGAGGGCAATTCCCAAGTTCTATTGTAAATCTTTCCATTACAATCGAACAATTATTCCTTGACAAAAATCACATCTACGGAAGCATGCCTAGTGAAATTGGTAAACTTGAGAACTTGATAGTACTTCAGTTGCATCACAATTTATTAACAGGGACCATTCCAGAATCAATTGGAGATCTCTCAAAATTAGGCAAACTAGGATTGAGTGATAACAACATTTCAGGAGCAATTCCAACCTCCATTGGCAACCTAACTAAATTAGTATTTCTcagtttagaaaataataagcTCCAAGAAAGCATTCCTACTCAAGTGTTTAACATCTCAACTCTAAAGATATTGTCCCTTAATAACAACAGGCTTAGAGGGAGGTTACCTGAGGagatagtgtttgcttctgaatgtattttcatttatttacatCAGAATCTAATCACTGGACCAATACCATCAAACATTGGAAGCTTGAAACATTTGGCCGTATTAGATCTTTCGTACAACAAATTAACAGGAGATATACCTGCTACTCTTGAAGGTTGTGTGATGCTGGAGGAACTATATTTGGAAGGAAACCTTTTTCAAGGCAGAATCCCATCTTCTTTTAAAGCTTTAAAAAGCCTTGCATTTTTGGATCTTTCAAACAATAATATTTCCGGGACTATTCCCAGATTTTTTGAAGGGTTCAATTTGATTATATTTCTCAACCTGTCACACAACAAGCTTGGAGGTCAAGTGCCGAAAGAAGGTCTATTTTCTAACATGAGTGTGTTTTCAGTTGTTGGAAATTTGGAGCTTTGTGGAGGTATTGGAGCATTACATTTGCCAGCTTGTTCTGTAAGGAATAAGAAAAAAACACTAGCCCTGAGAATAATACTACTCATGGTTTTTGTACCCCTTGCTATCTTGTCAGCATGTCTTGCCTTAATTTGTTATTGGTGTCGAAACTCCAAGAAGTTGAATGACCCTTTCCCCATGTTGGAGCCCTACCAATATACTAAACTTTCGTACCAAGACCTTCTGTTAGCCACAAATCAGTTTTCTCCAAACAACTTGCTCGGTGAAGGAAGATATGGTTCAGTTTTCAAAGGAGTTGTTCAATCAATGGAAGTTATAGTAGCTGTGAAGGTACTAAAAGTGGAAGTACATGGAGCGAACAAGAGGTTTTTGGCAGAGTGCGAATCATTGAGGAATATTCGTCATAGGAATCTTATCAAAATCATCACGACATGCTCTAGCACTGATTTTAAAGGCAATGACTTCAAGGCTTTGGTTTTGGAGTTCATGACCAACGGGAGTGTGGACGACTGGTTGCATCCAAATCCTTATGATCAAGGGAATGAAAGAAACTTGACGTTACTCCAgagaatatatatttcaattgaTGTTGCTCTAGGAATGGATTACCTCCATCATCACAGTCATGCAAGTATCATTCATTGTGACATTAAGCCAAGTAACATTCTTCTCGACCAGGATTTTGTTGCTCATATTGGAGATTTTGGTCTGGCGAGGTTTTCTTATGCAACTACTGGAGACATCAATCAAGCACAATTGAGTTCAACAGGTGTACGTGGAACAGTCGGATATGTTCCTCCAG AGTATGGAATGGGAGGGGAGATGTCAATAGAGGGAGATGTCTATAGCTATGGGATTCTTCTACTAGAAATTTTCACGGGGAAGAGGCCTACAGAAAGCAGCATACTAGTAGATGAAGGTGGTAATCTTCGTGACTATGTGAGGAAAGCACTCCCATACAGAGTGATGGATATTGTTGACCCCCGGATTCTACTAGATCAAGATGAACATGACTTGACTACAAATCACTCATACAGCAGGAACACCTTGGAGGCATGTCTGACATCAATATTTGAAGTGGGCTTATTGTGTTCAGAAGAGACGCCACAAAAACGCATTGACACTAGTGTTGCAATTAAGCAGTTACATGTGGCAAGAGACAAACTTCTGCAGTGCACGCACTAA